The following proteins are encoded in a genomic region of bacterium:
- the panC gene encoding pantoate--beta-alanine ligase, producing MDLIRTRSELERLAALRAGGPVVLVPTMGALHEGHLSLVRRAGELGQVVVSIFVNPTQFVPGEDFARYPRDLDMDLAALADYATAAVFAPSVEEMYRAPDGVTVRPGPRAGVLCGAQRPGHFQGVLTVVAKLFNLVGPDIAVFGRKDAQQCLVIDEMVHDLDFPVALVDAPTRREEDGLAMSSRNRYLSAPERRRATCLWHGLEAVRGLIADGERDTGALEEQLALHLADTDTVDYAEIRALPDLSHHERLDGKVILAVAARVGPARLIDNLVLDVGAAGVVESSLLQPRASVRKERS from the coding sequence GTGGATTTGATCCGCACGCGCAGCGAACTGGAGCGGCTCGCGGCTCTGCGGGCTGGCGGCCCCGTGGTTCTGGTGCCCACCATGGGAGCTCTGCACGAAGGGCATCTGAGCCTGGTGCGCAGGGCCGGCGAACTCGGCCAGGTCGTCGTCTCCATATTCGTCAATCCGACCCAGTTCGTACCCGGCGAGGACTTCGCGCGGTATCCTCGCGACCTGGACATGGACCTGGCAGCCCTGGCCGACTACGCGACGGCAGCCGTTTTCGCGCCGTCGGTCGAGGAGATGTACCGTGCCCCCGACGGCGTGACCGTCCGCCCGGGCCCCCGGGCGGGGGTGCTCTGCGGTGCACAGCGCCCCGGCCACTTCCAGGGCGTGTTGACGGTCGTGGCCAAGCTCTTCAACCTCGTCGGTCCGGACATCGCCGTCTTCGGCCGCAAGGACGCCCAGCAATGTCTGGTGATCGACGAGATGGTCCACGATCTCGATTTTCCCGTCGCGCTGGTCGACGCGCCGACCCGGCGGGAGGAAGACGGACTCGCCATGTCGTCGCGGAACCGATATCTGAGCGCGCCGGAGCGGCGGCGGGCGACGTGCCTCTGGCACGGGCTCGAGGCGGTGCGTGGGCTCATCGCCGACGGGGAGCGGGATACCGGAGCGCTGGAGGAGCAACTGGCGCTGCACCTCGCCGACACGGATACCGTAGATTACGCGGAGATACGCGCGCTGCCGGACCTCTCGCATCACGAGCGCCTGGACGGCAAGGTGATCCTCGCCGTTGCGGCTCGTGTGGGTCCCGCGCGCCTGATCGACAACCTCGTACTGGACGTGGGGGCCGCCGGCGTCGTGGAATCGTCGCTGCTGCAGCCCCGGGCAAGCGTGCGGAAGGAGCGAAGTTGA
- a CDS encoding NTP transferase domain-containing protein: MKGGDSILQAVILAAGKGTRMKSDLPKVLHRIGGSPLLEHVLAAVRGAAVDRIVVVVGHQAALVKRTCGADDLEFVLQEPQQGTGHAVQVAVPALLSGGHTVVLAGDVPLLRAGTIRRLVDETVTAGASASVLTCRVADAGAYGRIIRDADGNLARIVEARDATAAELAVGEYNTGVFCYRTADMCEALARLSADNDQGEYYLTDTIAHLVSAGKPVQTVAITDPDEVVGINTVAELKAADDLLRAR, from the coding sequence TTGAAAGGGGGCGATTCGATCCTGCAGGCGGTGATCCTGGCCGCGGGCAAGGGCACGCGTATGAAGTCGGACCTGCCGAAGGTGTTGCACCGGATCGGCGGGAGCCCTCTGCTGGAGCACGTGCTTGCCGCCGTGCGCGGGGCGGCCGTCGACCGCATCGTCGTGGTGGTGGGGCACCAGGCCGCGCTGGTGAAGCGGACCTGCGGGGCGGACGATCTGGAATTCGTCCTGCAGGAGCCGCAGCAGGGGACCGGCCACGCGGTACAGGTCGCCGTGCCGGCCCTGCTCTCCGGCGGTCATACGGTCGTGCTGGCCGGAGACGTCCCCCTGCTGCGGGCCGGGACCATCCGCCGCCTGGTGGACGAGACGGTGACCGCGGGGGCGAGCGCCTCGGTCCTGACCTGCAGGGTCGCGGACGCGGGCGCCTACGGGCGCATCATCAGGGACGCAGACGGCAACCTGGCGCGCATCGTGGAGGCGCGCGACGCCACGGCGGCGGAACTGGCCGTCGGGGAGTACAACACCGGCGTCTTCTGCTACCGCACCGCGGACATGTGCGAGGCGCTGGCCCGGCTGTCCGCCGACAACGACCAGGGCGAGTACTATCTCACCGACACCATCGCGCACCTGGTGTCCGCCGGGAAACCGGTGCAGACGGTGGCCATCACCGACCCGGACGAGGTCGTGGGGATCAACACCGTCGCCGAGTTGAAGGCGGCGGACGACCTGTTGAGGGCGCGCTAG
- a CDS encoding HIT domain-containing protein, giving the protein MDRLYTPWRLDYVRSDKEAGGCIFCNCLHGGDEENYILHRSRHWFLILNRYPYNSGHVLLVTNRHLGALSECVDEEVVDLAVLMQAVERAVREVYRPHGINCGYNGGGAAGAGIPAHFHVHLLPRWSADTNFISVVGDTRILPETLDDSFAGLRPALTKALEGKGL; this is encoded by the coding sequence ATGGACAGGCTATACACGCCATGGCGTCTGGATTACGTGAGGAGCGACAAGGAGGCGGGCGGCTGCATCTTCTGCAACTGCCTCCACGGCGGAGACGAGGAAAACTACATCCTGCACCGCTCCCGCCACTGGTTCCTGATCCTGAACAGGTACCCCTACAACAGCGGGCACGTGCTGCTGGTCACCAATCGCCACCTGGGCGCGTTGAGCGAATGCGTCGACGAGGAGGTCGTCGACCTGGCCGTTCTGATGCAGGCGGTCGAACGCGCCGTGCGCGAGGTCTACCGGCCTCACGGCATCAATTGCGGGTACAACGGGGGAGGCGCCGCCGGCGCGGGTATCCCCGCCCATTTCCATGTTCATCTGCTGCCGCGGTGGTCCGCCGACACCAATTTCATCTCCGTCGTCGGCGACACCCGCATCCTCCCCGAGACCCTGGATGACTCCTTCGCGGGGCTGCGGCCGGCGCTCACGAAGGCGCTGGAGGGAAAAGGACTCTGA
- a CDS encoding LytR C-terminal domain-containing protein — protein sequence MRTLRLILLLVVLACAISVGVWATHGGPRQAGPPDHAGVPAAMASRPGGEVADVPGGVVHLVILNGTAESDLAGDFSLLAGRAGCVADRIDNAPHAGFARSLLINRRLSEERAAFLAARLGDPVVLREHDPRATEDAVLVLGADHDRLRGALLSF from the coding sequence ATGCGCACGCTCCGCCTGATCCTCCTGCTGGTCGTCCTGGCCTGCGCCATCTCGGTGGGTGTGTGGGCCACCCACGGCGGTCCGCGGCAGGCCGGCCCGCCAGACCATGCCGGTGTCCCGGCGGCCATGGCGTCGAGACCGGGCGGCGAGGTCGCGGACGTGCCGGGGGGAGTCGTCCACCTGGTGATCCTCAACGGCACCGCGGAGTCCGATCTAGCCGGCGATTTCAGCCTCCTGGCCGGTCGCGCCGGTTGCGTGGCCGACAGGATCGACAACGCCCCCCACGCCGGCTTCGCGAGGTCGCTGTTGATCAACAGGCGTCTCAGCGAAGAACGCGCCGCGTTTCTCGCCGCGCGCCTCGGCGACCCCGTCGTGCTGCGAGAGCACGATCCCCGTGCCACCGAGGATGCGGTGCTGGTGCTGGGAGCCGACCACGACCGCCTGCGCGGCGCCCTGCTGTCCTTCTGA
- a CDS encoding DUF4321 domain-containing protein produces the protein MRKSMGTVLLTLFLGMLIGAILSQVIGLFLEEGSVAEQLFVRSVSFGPELNHWDLVVLDITFGFKLHFNFMSVIGVFVASQILRWYR, from the coding sequence ATGCGTAAATCGATGGGAACGGTGCTGTTGACGTTGTTTCTGGGGATGCTCATCGGCGCCATCCTGAGCCAGGTCATCGGGCTGTTCCTCGAGGAAGGCTCCGTGGCCGAGCAGCTCTTCGTGCGCTCGGTCAGTTTCGGGCCCGAATTGAACCACTGGGATCTGGTCGTCCTGGACATCACGTTCGGCTTCAAGCTGCACTTCAACTTCATGAGCGTGATCGGCGTCTTCGTGGCCTCGCAGATCCTGCGCTGGTACCGTTGA
- the tatA gene encoding twin-arginine translocase TatA/TatE family subunit, with the protein MTPFLAFFGGLGWPELLVIGLVVLLVFGPRRLPEIAESFGASIKKFRKATRDVQDEVKREIDASARDEDEKKE; encoded by the coding sequence ATGACACCATTTCTTGCGTTCTTCGGCGGTCTGGGCTGGCCGGAACTGCTGGTGATCGGACTGGTCGTGCTGCTGGTCTTCGGACCCCGCCGCCTGCCCGAGATAGCGGAATCCTTCGGCGCTTCCATCAAGAAGTTCCGCAAGGCCACCCGGGACGTGCAGGACGAGGTGAAGCGGGAGATCGACGCGTCTGCCCGGGACGAAGACGAGAAGAAGGAATGA
- a CDS encoding DEAD/DEAH box helicase — protein MNLSQLLDRLKADESFLRNVTRWEVLAPFPARTEPYPEMLHPDLVATLQRRGIPELYSHQAAAVRLAAAREPFVVVTPTASGKTLCYNLPVLDAMLRDFQARALYLFPTKALSQDQMHEVHGVITDLGADIKTYTFDGDTPEPARRAIRSSGHIVVTNPDMLHQGILPHHTLWVKLFENLRYVVVDEVHHYRGVFGSHVANVLRRLRRIAAFYGSDPLFIGCSATIANPGELAAGLAGCEVTVLDDNGAPRGEKHFIFTNPPVVNRELGIRRSALKETRALAERFLGTGAQMIIFARSRMRVELLLTYLERAGRRIGIKSGEVRGYRGGYLPTERRAIETGLRDGSVRAVVSTNALELGIDIGRLDVCLMTGYAGTVASTWQQAGRAGRSQNLSVAILVATSNPLDQYVINNPDWFFGRRPEHASVDPDNLIILLSHLKCAAFELPFDTGEEYGGAGVTEALDYLAAQGVLHRDADTYHWMADTYPAEDVSLRSAAPDNVVIVDASGPSGMVVGEMDLFSAQEMLHDGAIYIHGGQQYHVDKLDWDRHKAYVKPVRVDHYTDAQRKTELKTLADEGGEDYALGRKGLGEIGLVSKVTVYKKIKLGTHENVGAGRVHLPEMEMHTTSFWWELPSELHERMADARLDLGDALKGLAHLIGCVAPAFVMADPADVHTLPMVKSPFTDQPTLYVYDAYPGGVGYAKRIFRQFDEIVAAASHHLEACPCERGCPSCVGAPVDSGHTALEGARWILGACRGRP, from the coding sequence TTGAACCTGTCGCAGCTCCTGGACCGCCTCAAGGCCGACGAGAGCTTCCTGCGCAACGTCACCCGCTGGGAGGTGCTGGCCCCGTTCCCCGCCCGCACCGAGCCTTATCCCGAGATGCTCCACCCCGACCTGGTCGCGACGTTGCAGCGGCGCGGCATCCCCGAATTGTACAGCCACCAGGCGGCCGCGGTGCGTCTGGCGGCCGCGCGCGAGCCTTTCGTCGTGGTCACGCCCACCGCCTCGGGCAAGACGCTCTGCTACAACCTGCCCGTGCTGGACGCCATGCTGCGCGATTTCCAGGCGCGCGCTCTCTACCTGTTCCCGACCAAGGCCCTGAGCCAGGACCAGATGCACGAGGTCCACGGCGTCATCACGGATCTCGGCGCCGACATCAAGACCTACACCTTCGACGGCGACACGCCCGAGCCCGCGCGCAGGGCCATCCGCAGCAGCGGCCACATCGTGGTCACCAACCCGGACATGCTGCACCAGGGCATCCTGCCCCACCATACCCTCTGGGTGAAGCTGTTCGAGAACCTGCGCTACGTGGTCGTGGACGAGGTGCATCACTACCGCGGCGTCTTCGGCAGCCACGTGGCGAACGTGCTGCGCCGGCTGCGGCGCATCGCCGCCTTCTACGGGTCCGATCCGCTTTTCATCGGCTGCTCCGCCACCATCGCCAACCCCGGCGAGCTGGCCGCGGGTCTGGCCGGGTGCGAGGTGACGGTTCTCGACGACAACGGCGCGCCGAGGGGCGAGAAGCACTTCATCTTCACGAATCCTCCCGTGGTCAACCGGGAGCTGGGGATCCGGCGCTCGGCGCTGAAGGAGACCCGCGCCCTGGCGGAACGCTTCCTGGGCACGGGCGCCCAGATGATCATCTTCGCCCGCTCGCGCATGCGCGTCGAATTGCTACTGACCTACCTGGAGCGGGCCGGTCGCCGCATCGGCATCAAGAGCGGGGAGGTGCGCGGCTACCGCGGCGGCTACCTGCCCACCGAGCGGCGCGCCATCGAGACCGGGCTGCGCGACGGCAGCGTGCGCGCGGTCGTGAGCACCAACGCGCTGGAGCTCGGTATCGACATCGGGCGACTCGACGTGTGCCTGATGACCGGTTACGCCGGCACCGTCGCCAGCACCTGGCAGCAGGCGGGCCGCGCCGGCCGCAGCCAGAACCTGAGCGTCGCGATCCTGGTCGCCACCAGCAATCCCCTGGATCAATACGTGATCAACAACCCCGACTGGTTCTTCGGGCGTCGGCCCGAGCACGCCAGCGTCGATCCGGACAACCTGATCATCCTGCTCAGCCACCTCAAGTGCGCCGCCTTCGAACTGCCATTCGACACCGGCGAGGAATACGGCGGCGCGGGCGTGACCGAAGCGCTGGACTATCTCGCGGCGCAGGGCGTGCTGCACCGCGACGCGGACACCTATCACTGGATGGCGGACACCTATCCCGCCGAGGACGTGAGCCTGCGCAGCGCGGCGCCGGATAACGTGGTCATCGTCGACGCCTCCGGACCGTCGGGGATGGTCGTGGGGGAGATGGACCTGTTCAGCGCCCAGGAGATGCTGCACGACGGGGCCATCTACATCCACGGCGGCCAGCAGTACCACGTGGACAAGCTGGACTGGGACCGCCACAAGGCCTACGTGAAGCCGGTGCGGGTGGACCACTACACCGACGCGCAACGCAAGACCGAGCTGAAGACCCTCGCCGACGAAGGCGGCGAGGACTACGCGCTCGGCCGCAAGGGGCTGGGCGAGATCGGCCTGGTGAGCAAGGTCACGGTCTACAAGAAGATCAAGCTGGGCACCCACGAGAACGTGGGCGCGGGCCGCGTGCATCTGCCGGAGATGGAGATGCACACCACGAGCTTCTGGTGGGAGCTGCCGAGCGAGCTGCACGAACGGATGGCCGACGCGAGGCTCGATCTCGGCGATGCCCTCAAGGGGCTCGCCCACCTGATCGGCTGCGTCGCGCCGGCGTTCGTGATGGCCGATCCGGCCGACGTGCACACGCTGCCCATGGTCAAGTCCCCGTTCACCGACCAGCCGACGCTCTACGTGTACGACGCCTATCCGGGCGGCGTGGGCTACGCCAAGCGCATCTTCCGGCAGTTCGACGAGATCGTCGCCGCGGCGAGCCACCACCTGGAGGCGTGCCCCTGCGAGCGGGGATGCCCCTCCTGCGTGGGCGCCCCGGTCGATTCGGGCCACACGGCCCTCGAGGGCGCGCGCTGGATCCTCGGGGCTTGCCGGGGACGGCCCTGA